In Archangium violaceum, the following are encoded in one genomic region:
- a CDS encoding carbohydrate-binding protein, translated as MFGVTMLYPTKPGGESWALASDALRDSRFDPQKTITRNADGSWKMRSTQVRMEVFTSSGYDSKKIPTYDRDVLASRGYMQSPNDWKNVEMTGFVKVNATGNTGDNFAWYARGGRHTDSIACEGSSYKGGLHYDGRVRWEKETWHVSYDNVPYKTATSSLKGRWVGFKAVMRNTSANGKPAVRLELWLNDSADKRTWKKVYEKLDDGSWGGDANHCGGSAPAMPITWGGPIATFRWDSATDVDFKWLSVREITE; from the coding sequence GTGTTCGGCGTCACCATGCTCTATCCGACGAAGCCGGGCGGTGAGTCCTGGGCCCTCGCGAGCGATGCGCTGCGTGACTCGCGCTTCGATCCGCAGAAGACCATCACTCGCAACGCGGATGGCTCCTGGAAGATGCGGAGCACCCAGGTCCGCATGGAGGTGTTCACCTCCTCCGGCTACGACTCGAAGAAGATCCCCACCTACGACCGGGACGTCCTCGCGAGCCGCGGCTACATGCAGTCGCCCAACGATTGGAAGAACGTGGAGATGACGGGATTCGTGAAGGTGAACGCCACCGGCAACACCGGCGACAACTTCGCCTGGTACGCCCGCGGTGGCCGCCACACCGACTCGATCGCCTGCGAGGGCTCCTCCTACAAGGGCGGCCTGCACTACGACGGCCGCGTCCGCTGGGAGAAGGAGACCTGGCACGTGAGCTACGACAACGTGCCCTACAAGACGGCCACCTCGTCCCTCAAGGGCCGCTGGGTGGGCTTCAAGGCCGTCATGCGCAACACCTCCGCCAACGGCAAGCCCGCGGTGCGGCTCGAGCTCTGGCTCAATGACTCTGCCGACAAGCGGACGTGGAAGAAGGTCTACGAGAAACTGGATGACGGTTCCTGGGGCGGGGACGCGAACCACTGCGGTGGCTCCGCGCCGGCCATGCCCATCACCTGGGGCGGTCCCATCGCCACCTTCCGCTGGGACAGCGCCACGGACGTGGATTTCAAGTGGCTCAGCGTCCGTGAGATTACGGAATAG
- a CDS encoding Rieske 2Fe-2S domain-containing protein — translation MQITFLGHAGFLIETQHALVVADPWLSPQGAFDSAWMQFPRNHQLAPFVRERLEFSTKERFLYISHEHKDHYDPDFLRTLTKRDFTVVIGRFRRTALRDAFEAYGARRIITCEDQQEVPFKGGYLKLYLTDSGTNRDSALLVQEGGRSFLNLNDCKIHDRLQRIVAEEGPIDVFTAQFSGAIWHPTCYDYSREEYIEHSRQKRASKFEAVARAIEIVQPRAYLASAGPACFLDPSLFHINLEPVNIFPRASELFSFLHHRLAGKTPRLFEPMPGDMLDVDLADMVSLASERVTDENVSQYLRSYASLQTRVFRERRRNMMLEEVDRIHLRLREELQHKLDAFSLADRVMMPLYLGLVELPGQLLRVDFRSRRVDVVSEVRDLSRYTLIASAADIVRVLDRKLNWEDFLLSFRFRASRQPDIYDATLHNFLAAEIEDLRALCDGTLDTESLKERTVVSAGGLRYSVNRYCPHQGADLEEGWIEEGRYLVCPRHRWRFDLPDGGVCSANGCSIQAQPASSSGKDDDTSGPVVEQRPFV, via the coding sequence ATGCAGATCACGTTCCTCGGGCATGCCGGCTTCCTGATCGAAACCCAACACGCCCTGGTGGTCGCCGATCCTTGGCTCTCCCCTCAGGGGGCGTTCGACTCGGCCTGGATGCAATTCCCACGCAACCACCAACTGGCTCCCTTCGTGCGCGAGCGGCTGGAGTTCTCGACGAAGGAGCGCTTCCTCTACATCAGCCACGAGCACAAGGATCACTACGATCCCGACTTCCTCCGCACCCTGACGAAGCGCGACTTCACCGTCGTCATCGGCCGCTTCCGCCGCACTGCCCTCCGCGATGCGTTCGAGGCCTATGGCGCCAGGCGCATCATCACCTGCGAGGACCAGCAGGAGGTCCCCTTCAAGGGCGGCTACCTCAAGCTCTACCTCACCGACTCGGGCACCAACCGCGACTCGGCGCTGCTCGTCCAGGAGGGAGGGCGGAGCTTCCTCAACCTCAACGACTGCAAGATCCATGATCGGCTGCAGCGCATCGTGGCGGAGGAGGGGCCCATCGACGTCTTCACCGCCCAGTTCTCCGGCGCCATCTGGCACCCCACCTGCTACGACTACTCGCGCGAGGAGTACATCGAGCACTCGCGGCAGAAGCGCGCCAGCAAGTTCGAGGCGGTGGCTCGCGCCATCGAGATCGTCCAGCCTCGCGCCTACCTGGCCTCGGCCGGTCCCGCCTGCTTCCTGGATCCGTCCCTCTTCCACATCAACCTGGAGCCGGTGAACATCTTCCCGCGCGCCTCGGAGCTCTTCTCCTTCCTCCATCACCGCCTCGCCGGGAAGACTCCTCGTCTCTTCGAGCCCATGCCCGGTGACATGCTCGATGTGGACCTCGCGGATATGGTGTCCCTCGCTTCCGAGCGCGTCACCGACGAGAACGTCTCTCAGTACCTGCGCTCGTATGCCTCCCTCCAGACCCGCGTCTTCCGCGAGCGGCGCCGCAACATGATGTTGGAGGAGGTGGATCGCATCCACCTGCGGCTGCGCGAGGAGTTGCAACACAAGCTGGATGCCTTCTCCCTGGCCGATCGCGTGATGATGCCCCTCTACCTCGGCCTCGTCGAGCTCCCCGGGCAGCTGCTCCGCGTGGATTTTCGCTCCCGCCGCGTCGACGTCGTCAGCGAGGTGCGCGACCTGAGCCGGTACACCCTCATCGCGAGCGCCGCCGACATCGTCCGCGTCCTGGATCGCAAGTTGAATTGGGAGGACTTCCTGCTGTCCTTCCGCTTCCGCGCCTCCCGCCAGCCCGACATCTACGACGCCACCCTGCACAACTTCCTCGCCGCCGAGATCGAGGATCTGCGCGCCTTGTGCGACGGCACGCTGGACACCGAGTCCCTCAAGGAGCGCACCGTCGTCTCCGCCGGCGGGCTCCGCTACTCCGTCAACCGCTACTGCCCCCACCAGGGCGCCGATCTCGAGGAAGGCTGGATCGAAGAGGGGCGCTACCTCGTGTGCCCCCGTCATCGCTGGCGCTTCGATCTGCCCGACGGCGGCGTCTGCTCCGCCAATGGTTGCTCCATCCAGGCCCAACCCGCCTCGTCCTCGGGCAAGGACGACGACACGTCTGGCCCGGTCGTGGAACAGCGGCCCTTCGTGTGA
- a CDS encoding glycosyltransferase: MELFPIHLLVLVVMTNRYVLGPLLRRLRGRRVDAADDGYQPTVTVVIPLFNEGEGIYHAVRSLLEQDYPADKLSICVVDDCSTDDSHAWALRAAEGHPSVKVMRNPYNMGKRKGIARAVREATAEIIVSVDSDVVVHPSAVRELVRRFVSPRIAAVGGRTYVANRHQNWMTRMIEIKFYFAQEWLKDLERSFRSVLCLSGCLTAYRRQVLLELEPILEARNIAGVPIKYGEDRFLTRQIVKAGYETVYTTAAWCQTAAPATLAGYFSQQLRWRRSNLVDMICGLSHAWRLHPVVCVHYVSQLALLLSYPVIIIHNLINGQFWGVLLLHMLVMGAMGIIYRIDKRDLPADMRVPAISFLPMGLLMPITYALFTPLALFTLDSGSWETRGKPSTAPAVPPADVPPAKQAPSIISSTRTVGGSTTP; encoded by the coding sequence ATGGAACTCTTCCCCATTCACCTGTTGGTACTGGTGGTGATGACGAACCGGTACGTGCTCGGTCCGCTGCTGCGGCGACTCCGAGGCCGCCGGGTGGACGCCGCGGATGATGGCTACCAGCCAACCGTCACGGTGGTGATTCCCCTCTTCAACGAGGGCGAGGGCATCTACCACGCGGTGCGAAGCCTGCTGGAGCAGGACTATCCCGCGGACAAGCTGAGCATCTGCGTGGTGGACGACTGCTCCACCGACGACAGCCATGCCTGGGCGCTGAGGGCGGCCGAGGGCCACCCGAGCGTGAAGGTGATGCGCAACCCGTACAACATGGGCAAGCGCAAGGGCATCGCCCGGGCGGTGCGCGAGGCGACGGCGGAGATCATCGTGTCGGTGGACTCGGACGTGGTGGTGCACCCGAGCGCCGTGCGCGAGCTGGTGCGGCGCTTCGTGAGCCCGCGCATCGCCGCGGTGGGAGGCCGCACCTACGTGGCCAACCGTCATCAGAACTGGATGACGCGGATGATCGAGATCAAGTTCTACTTCGCCCAGGAGTGGCTCAAGGATCTGGAGCGGAGCTTCCGCTCGGTGCTGTGCCTGTCCGGGTGTCTGACGGCGTACCGGCGCCAGGTGCTGCTGGAGCTGGAGCCCATCCTCGAGGCGCGCAACATCGCCGGGGTGCCCATCAAGTACGGAGAGGATCGCTTCCTCACGCGGCAGATCGTCAAGGCGGGCTACGAGACGGTCTACACCACGGCGGCCTGGTGCCAGACGGCGGCGCCGGCCACGTTGGCGGGCTACTTCTCGCAGCAGCTGCGCTGGCGGCGCTCCAACCTCGTGGACATGATCTGCGGGCTGAGCCACGCCTGGAGACTGCACCCGGTGGTGTGCGTCCACTACGTGTCGCAGCTGGCGCTGCTGCTCTCCTACCCCGTCATCATCATCCACAACCTGATCAACGGGCAGTTCTGGGGCGTGCTGCTGCTGCACATGCTCGTCATGGGGGCGATGGGGATCATCTATCGGATCGACAAGAGGGATCTGCCGGCGGACATGCGCGTGCCGGCGATCTCCTTCCTGCCCATGGGACTGCTGATGCCCATCACCTACGCACTCTTCACCCCGCTGGCGCTGTTCACGCTGGACTCGGGGAGCTGGGAGACGCGGGGCAAGCCGAGCACGGCGCCCGCCGTACCGCCCGCGGATGTGCCGCCCGCCAAGCAGGCCCCCAGCATCATCTCCTCCACGCGAACGGTGGGAGGGAGCACGACGCCATGA